From Chryseobacterium shandongense, the proteins below share one genomic window:
- a CDS encoding YeeE/YedE family protein → MVEIIKELWPWYIAGPLIGLTVPALLILGNKSFGISSSLRHICAACIPSNISFFKYDWKKELWNLFFVFGIFLGGMIASQFLMNPGEISVNQNLKTELATYGITDYSNLVPTQLMNFAALFTLKGFIMMVVGGFLVGFGTRYAGGCTSGHAIMGISNLQWPSLIATLCFMAGGFLMANLILPIILSL, encoded by the coding sequence ATGGTAGAAATCATAAAAGAACTTTGGCCATGGTATATTGCAGGGCCGTTAATCGGACTCACTGTTCCTGCTTTGCTCATTCTTGGAAATAAATCTTTCGGGATCAGTTCATCGCTCAGACATATCTGTGCAGCTTGTATTCCTTCAAATATCAGCTTTTTTAAATACGACTGGAAAAAAGAACTCTGGAATTTATTCTTCGTTTTTGGGATTTTTTTAGGCGGAATGATTGCTTCACAATTTTTAATGAATCCTGGAGAAATTTCTGTTAATCAGAATCTAAAGACAGAATTAGCTACCTACGGAATTACAGACTACAGCAATCTTGTTCCGACACAGCTCATGAATTTTGCAGCTCTTTTCACGTTAAAAGGGTTTATCATGATGGTTGTCGGTGGGTTTTTAGTGGGTTTCGGAACGCGTTATGCGGGAGGATGTACCAGCGGACACGCCATCATGGGAATATCTAATTTACAATGGCCGTCTCTTATCGCAACCTTATGCTTTATGGCAGGCGGATTTTTAATGGCAAACCTAATTCTGCCCATTATTCTTTCACTTTAA
- a CDS encoding DUF6691 family protein, whose translation MTQEKEIRHQDSICTNESQLKHKWYHNLKYLLVGILFGIVFVKAEIISWFRIQEMFRLQSFHMYGVIGSAVLTGMISVFIIKKFNIKTIYGEKISIVPKKFNKGQIYGGLIFGFGWAITGACPGPIFAQIGTGAFAVVITLLSAIFGTWVYGYFREKLPH comes from the coding sequence ATGACACAGGAAAAAGAAATTAGACATCAGGACAGCATTTGTACCAACGAAAGTCAGCTCAAGCACAAATGGTATCACAATTTAAAATACCTATTAGTAGGAATATTGTTCGGGATTGTATTTGTAAAGGCAGAAATTATCAGCTGGTTCAGGATTCAGGAAATGTTCCGGTTGCAGTCTTTTCACATGTACGGCGTTATCGGAAGTGCCGTTTTAACGGGAATGATCTCGGTATTCATTATTAAAAAATTCAACATCAAAACCATTTATGGCGAAAAAATTTCTATTGTTCCAAAGAAATTCAACAAAGGACAAATTTATGGCGGACTGATCTTCGGATTTGGATGGGCCATAACAGGAGCCTGTCCCGGACCGATTTTCGCACAGATAGGAACTGGAGCTTTTGCAGTAGTCATCACTTTGCTGAGTGCAATTTTCGGGACTTGGGTGTATGGATATTTCAGGGAAAAATTACCTCATTAA
- a CDS encoding isoaspartyl peptidase/L-asparaginase family protein produces MQSRRKFLKKSAVASLALAVNPLDLLAKNQPENNNAVINKPIVLSTWNFGLKANEEAWKILGKGGRALDAVEKGVRLVEDDPEERSVGYGGRPDRDGRVTLDACIMDENYNIGSVACLENIKNPISVARAVMEKTPHVMLVGDGALQFAISQGFKKENILTPESEKEWKEWLKDSKYQPIVNIENHDTIGMIALDENGNLSGACTTSGMAFKMHGRVGDSPIIGAGLFVDNEVGAATATGHGEEVIRTVGTHLVVELMRQGRTPQQACKEAVERIVKITQRRNKNLKDIQVGFIAINKKGEYGSYCIQDGFNFAVYDQKGNRLEKPDFALK; encoded by the coding sequence ATGCAAAGTAGAAGAAAGTTTCTGAAAAAATCTGCAGTTGCTTCACTGGCTTTAGCGGTAAATCCATTGGACTTATTAGCTAAAAATCAACCTGAAAACAACAATGCCGTTATTAATAAGCCCATCGTCCTTTCAACCTGGAATTTTGGGTTAAAAGCCAATGAAGAAGCATGGAAGATTTTAGGAAAGGGAGGGAGAGCTTTGGATGCCGTGGAAAAAGGGGTCCGTCTTGTAGAAGATGATCCTGAAGAGAGAAGCGTTGGTTACGGAGGTCGCCCCGACAGAGACGGAAGAGTGACTTTGGATGCCTGTATTATGGACGAAAATTACAATATCGGTTCTGTTGCCTGTCTTGAAAATATTAAAAATCCGATTTCCGTAGCAAGAGCAGTAATGGAAAAAACACCTCACGTAATGTTGGTTGGAGACGGAGCCTTGCAGTTTGCCATTTCACAGGGATTCAAAAAAGAAAATATTCTTACTCCCGAATCTGAAAAAGAATGGAAAGAATGGCTGAAAGACAGCAAATATCAACCAATAGTCAATATCGAAAATCATGACACAATCGGAATGATCGCTCTGGATGAGAACGGAAATCTTTCCGGAGCCTGTACAACAAGCGGAATGGCTTTCAAAATGCATGGTAGAGTAGGAGATTCACCGATTATCGGGGCAGGTTTGTTTGTGGACAATGAGGTAGGTGCAGCAACAGCAACCGGTCATGGTGAAGAAGTGATCCGAACCGTAGGAACGCATTTGGTGGTAGAATTGATGAGACAGGGAAGAACGCCACAACAGGCGTGTAAAGAAGCGGTGGAAAGAATTGTAAAAATTACACAGCGAAGAAATAAAAATCTGAAGGATATTCAGGTGGGGTTTATTGCCATTAATAAAAAAGGAGAATATGGCTCCTACTGCATTCAGGATGGGTTTAATTTTGCCGTGTACGACCAAAAAGGCAACCGTTTGGAAAAACCAGATTTCGCCCTGAAATAA
- a CDS encoding copper homeostasis protein CutC, whose product MSKIEIACFNPESALIAFENGADRIEFCDGLSEGGTTPDFETVKQLREKINIPIFVMIRPRGGDFTYSDEEFEQMKSDLIQLKSLSVDGFVFGVLEENDEVNIQQNKTLVELAKPLPCTFHRAFDRAKDLETSLEKVIECGFTTILTSGQKSNVSEGKENLRKLVEISNGRIEILVGGGLRSSNIEEIREFTKAGYFHSSAITDGGAFANAAEIIVLKNK is encoded by the coding sequence ATGTCAAAAATAGAAATAGCGTGCTTCAATCCGGAATCTGCATTAATCGCTTTTGAAAACGGTGCAGACCGAATAGAATTTTGTGACGGATTAAGCGAAGGGGGAACCACGCCTGATTTTGAAACCGTAAAACAGCTTCGCGAAAAAATCAATATTCCAATCTTTGTCATGATTCGTCCTCGTGGCGGAGATTTTACGTATTCGGATGAAGAATTTGAACAAATGAAATCAGATTTGATTCAGTTAAAATCTTTGAGTGTAGATGGCTTTGTATTCGGGGTTTTAGAGGAAAATGATGAGGTGAATATTCAACAGAATAAAACTTTGGTTGAACTGGCAAAACCTCTTCCATGTACTTTTCATCGCGCTTTCGACCGGGCAAAAGATCTAGAAACCTCTTTGGAAAAAGTCATTGAATGCGGCTTTACAACCATTCTTACTTCTGGACAGAAATCCAATGTTTCGGAAGGTAAAGAAAATCTTAGGAAATTAGTTGAGATATCCAATGGCAGAATAGAAATTCTTGTCGGCGGCGGACTTCGGTCATCCAATATCGAAGAAATCAGGGAGTTTACAAAAGCAGGATATTTTCATTCTTCAGCGATTACGGATGGGGGAGCTTTTGCGAATGCTGCTGAGATAATTGTCTTGAAAAATAAATAA
- a CDS encoding GxxExxY protein, with the protein MTENELSYKIIGAALEVHRNLGVGLLENAYETALFYEIKKLGLKVDKQVCLPLQYKEIFIEKAYRIDLIVESKVIIEIKSVLEVHPIFYSQLLTYLKLTNLKLGLLINFNTPLIKDGIHRVVNKL; encoded by the coding sequence ATGACGGAAAACGAATTATCCTACAAAATTATTGGTGCAGCTTTAGAAGTTCATCGAAATTTAGGAGTAGGTCTATTAGAAAACGCTTATGAAACAGCATTGTTTTATGAAATTAAAAAACTGGGACTAAAAGTAGACAAGCAGGTTTGTTTGCCTCTACAATATAAAGAAATATTTATTGAAAAAGCCTATAGGATTGACTTAATCGTTGAAAGTAAAGTGATTATAGAAATTAAATCTGTTTTGGAAGTACATCCAATTTTTTATTCTCAACTATTAACCTATTTAAAGCTGACAAACTTAAAATTAGGACTTCTCATCAACTTTAATACACCACTTATTAAAGATGGAATTCATAGAGTTGTAAATAAATTATAA
- a CDS encoding beta-mannosidase, producing the protein MNKILLFAFFFMQTLINAQTSERNLSSEKWRFKNTKENNWLTASVPGTVHLDLMNNKIIPDPYKDENEKKVQWIENENWDYQTSFNITSKDLENQNIDLVFEGLDTFSEVYLNGILIQTTDNMFRKWTIPVKQYLKNGENILQVKFKSSLNAGKEFAKKVPFTMPESPRSFVRKAQYQFGWDWGPRLVTAGILKDVKLNFWNIARLDHVKIEQKILTKQKADLNIHAEIFATEEGKYSFSINGKSQNISLKSGLNLVSIPYQIQNPKFWQPNGWGKPNLYDLKITLKKDKKNIDEKSERIGLRTVELIQEKDEKGKSFYFKVNGKPMYAKGTNWIPGDSFSPRMTKEKYQKLIKDCKEANMNMIRVWGGGIYEDDEFYTACDENGILVWQDFMFAGSFYPSDENFQKNVELEVKDQIERLQNHPSLALWCGNNEIDEAIVNWGYQKQFKYSKEDSLQVWKDYKKIFHEIIPNAIQKYASRDKQIYWPSSPSIGWGHKESLTEGDSHYWGVWWGEQPFEIYNAKVPRFASEYGFQGMPTLETTKSMFSGNPELDLNNGTIKAHEKHSRGWEIIENYMKLDYIVPTDFVKYNYVSQLLQSRGMQIAIEAHRRAKPYNMGTLYWQLNDCWPVVSWSSIDYLGNWKALHYQVKRSFENQVVLVEEKEGILNFYGINDGSDTIEDVNLELEVNNFKGENILAAVSTPKQNLEGAVKFDSSSIHELVGEADKNELFLNVILRGKDEKIIAESNYFFAKPKDLKLPKPNIQIKKISATEIEISTDVLAKGVYLIGDTHFSDNFFDLLPGTSRIIKLSKPLEKIEVMSLWDTIN; encoded by the coding sequence ATGAACAAAATCTTACTTTTTGCTTTCTTTTTCATGCAAACTTTAATCAATGCACAAACTTCAGAGCGCAATTTATCCTCCGAAAAATGGCGCTTTAAAAATACCAAAGAGAATAATTGGCTTACGGCCTCCGTGCCGGGAACTGTTCACTTGGATTTGATGAATAACAAGATCATTCCTGATCCGTATAAAGATGAAAACGAAAAAAAAGTACAATGGATAGAAAATGAAAATTGGGATTATCAGACTTCATTTAACATTACTTCAAAGGATTTAGAAAATCAGAATATTGATCTGGTTTTTGAGGGACTGGATACTTTTTCCGAAGTTTATCTAAACGGAATATTGATTCAAACGACAGATAATATGTTCAGGAAATGGACAATTCCTGTAAAGCAATATTTAAAAAACGGCGAAAATATTTTGCAGGTTAAATTCAAATCTTCTTTAAATGCTGGAAAAGAATTTGCGAAAAAAGTTCCGTTTACCATGCCGGAATCGCCCAGAAGTTTTGTGAGAAAAGCTCAGTATCAGTTCGGTTGGGATTGGGGACCAAGATTAGTAACGGCAGGAATCTTGAAAGACGTTAAATTGAATTTCTGGAACATTGCTAGGCTTGATCATGTAAAAATCGAACAAAAAATTTTAACAAAGCAAAAAGCAGATTTAAATATTCATGCTGAAATTTTCGCTACAGAAGAAGGAAAATACAGTTTTTCAATTAACGGAAAATCTCAAAATATTTCTTTGAAATCCGGATTGAATTTAGTTTCAATTCCTTACCAGATTCAAAATCCGAAATTCTGGCAGCCGAACGGTTGGGGAAAACCGAATCTGTATGATCTTAAAATCACCTTAAAAAAAGATAAAAAAAATATCGATGAAAAATCTGAAAGGATCGGATTAAGAACAGTTGAATTAATCCAGGAAAAAGATGAAAAAGGAAAATCTTTTTATTTCAAAGTGAATGGAAAACCAATGTATGCCAAAGGAACCAATTGGATTCCCGGCGACAGTTTTTCTCCGAGAATGACCAAAGAAAAATACCAAAAACTCATCAAAGACTGCAAAGAGGCCAACATGAATATGATCCGTGTCTGGGGCGGCGGAATTTATGAAGATGATGAATTCTACACAGCCTGCGACGAAAATGGAATTTTGGTTTGGCAGGATTTTATGTTTGCAGGGAGCTTTTATCCGTCTGATGAAAACTTTCAGAAAAATGTTGAACTTGAAGTAAAAGATCAGATCGAAAGGCTTCAAAATCATCCTTCTCTGGCTTTATGGTGCGGAAACAACGAAATCGATGAAGCGATCGTCAATTGGGGCTATCAAAAACAGTTTAAATATTCAAAGGAAGATTCTCTTCAGGTCTGGAAAGATTACAAGAAAATTTTCCACGAAATAATTCCTAACGCTATTCAAAAATATGCTTCACGGGATAAGCAGATATATTGGCCAAGTTCGCCTTCTATTGGTTGGGGACATAAAGAAAGCCTTACAGAAGGAGATTCCCATTACTGGGGCGTTTGGTGGGGCGAACAGCCGTTTGAAATTTATAATGCAAAAGTTCCGCGTTTTGCTTCCGAATACGGTTTTCAGGGAATGCCGACGTTGGAAACCACAAAATCCATGTTTTCAGGAAATCCTGAACTGGATTTGAATAACGGAACAATCAAAGCTCATGAAAAGCATTCCAGAGGCTGGGAAATTATTGAAAATTACATGAAGCTGGACTATATCGTTCCGACAGATTTTGTGAAATATAATTATGTTTCGCAGTTGCTTCAGTCTCGCGGAATGCAGATTGCCATTGAAGCACATCGCAGAGCAAAACCTTACAATATGGGAACTTTATACTGGCAATTGAACGATTGTTGGCCGGTTGTTTCATGGTCGTCTATTGATTATCTCGGAAATTGGAAAGCCCTGCATTATCAGGTGAAAAGGAGCTTTGAAAATCAAGTAGTTTTGGTGGAAGAAAAGGAGGGAATTCTAAATTTTTACGGAATTAATGACGGATCTGATACAATTGAAGATGTAAACTTAGAGCTTGAAGTTAATAATTTTAAAGGTGAGAATATTCTTGCTGCAGTTTCAACCCCGAAACAGAATTTGGAAGGAGCTGTAAAGTTTGATTCTTCATCTATCCATGAACTAGTCGGTGAGGCTGATAAAAATGAACTTTTTTTAAATGTAATTTTAAGAGGAAAAGATGAAAAAATAATTGCCGAAAGCAACTATTTCTTTGCAAAGCCAAAAGATTTAAAACTACCAAAACCCAATATTCAGATTAAAAAAATCTCTGCAACAGAAATTGAAATCTCTACAGATGTTCTGGCGAAAGGTGTGTATTTAATAGGTGATACTCATTTCAGCGACAATTTCTTTGATCTGCTTCCCGGAACTTCCAGAATAATTAAATTGTCAAAACCACTGGAAAAAATTGAAGTGATGAGTTTGTGGGATACAATTAATTAA
- the priA gene encoding replication restart helicase PriA yields the protein MHYAQIVLPLNLKGSFTYKVPEELQSEIQVGMRVLVPFGGKKIYTGIVFELHDDAPETFVAKEVISLLDDQPIVPQEQINFWNWLSEYYLCGLGEIYRFAFPSSLKLESETYLKLKPNVTVDFENLDVNEMYLIQALEVRQLINVTDIEAFIPKKDIIRTINSLIDLQYIEIDEKIAEKYKAKEVAYVKIKDEVLKNQNLTEILLTLKRSQKQKDLFLHILEKQTENPDVSIKKSELFEDGYFGSSYFKSLADKNLVEEYYMQKDRLESYEGEIEEIEELSESQKTAKAEIDEAFEEGKNVLLHGVTSSGKTHIYLDKIEECINEGKNVLFLLPEISLTKQITQRLEKKYGRQLGFYHQKLTDFERVEVWRRIRQNDIKILIGTRNSLFLPFQNLGLIVVDEEHDSAYRPREVSPYFNAKDAALVLGSFYGAHVILGSATPSVESYYNARKEKMAYIFLEERFGNVRLPEYELVNFKEAQDSKKVSGNFSLHLIDEIKKVLEDKNQVIVLHNRRGYANVVECETCGYVNYCSNCDVVMTYHKTANEMKCHYCGQRASKPKTCPKCYSENLNERGVGVEQIHEEVSKLFPDHEVDRMDVDSMRKKFAYERLYEKIEDRETDIVVGTQMISKGLDFNHIELVAIPKADSMLYVQDFRAEERAYQLITQVSGRAGRISGEGKIIIQTYNPEHSVFQLIKMNNPARVYKYILTERKKFHYPPFTKLIMIELKHRREDKANRASQFLGSILRKYLPDDCVLGPEKAQIAKLNNLYQFQILLKLPRGKKYEEYKKLVLTSLKEFDEITAYHSIKKDVFVDF from the coding sequence TTGCATTACGCCCAGATTGTTTTACCGTTAAATTTAAAAGGATCTTTTACCTACAAAGTTCCCGAAGAGCTGCAATCCGAGATCCAGGTTGGAATGAGGGTTTTGGTTCCGTTTGGCGGCAAAAAAATCTACACAGGAATTGTTTTTGAGCTCCACGATGATGCACCGGAAACATTTGTTGCAAAAGAAGTCATCAGCCTTTTGGATGATCAGCCGATCGTTCCGCAAGAACAGATCAACTTTTGGAACTGGCTGTCGGAGTATTACTTATGCGGATTGGGCGAAATTTATCGCTTCGCTTTTCCTTCTTCATTAAAGCTGGAAAGTGAAACCTATTTGAAATTAAAACCGAATGTAACGGTTGATTTTGAAAATCTTGATGTTAACGAAATGTACCTTATTCAGGCATTAGAAGTTCGACAGCTGATTAATGTAACAGATATCGAAGCATTTATTCCAAAGAAAGATATTATCAGAACCATCAATTCATTAATTGACCTGCAGTATATAGAAATTGATGAGAAAATTGCTGAAAAGTATAAAGCAAAAGAAGTTGCTTACGTAAAAATTAAAGATGAGGTCTTAAAAAATCAAAACCTCACGGAAATTCTTTTAACCTTAAAAAGATCGCAGAAGCAGAAAGATCTTTTCTTGCATATTCTCGAAAAACAAACGGAAAATCCGGATGTTTCTATTAAAAAATCAGAGCTTTTTGAAGACGGTTATTTTGGAAGCTCATACTTCAAAAGTTTAGCAGATAAAAATCTTGTTGAAGAATATTACATGCAGAAGGACAGGCTCGAAAGTTATGAAGGAGAAATAGAAGAAATCGAAGAACTTTCAGAATCCCAGAAAACTGCAAAAGCGGAAATTGATGAAGCCTTTGAAGAAGGAAAAAATGTTCTGCTTCATGGGGTAACATCATCAGGAAAAACGCATATCTATTTAGATAAAATCGAAGAATGTATCAACGAAGGCAAAAATGTATTGTTTCTCCTTCCTGAAATTTCTTTAACAAAGCAGATCACACAACGATTAGAAAAAAAATACGGAAGACAGCTCGGCTTTTACCATCAGAAACTTACGGATTTTGAAAGGGTGGAAGTTTGGAGAAGAATCCGCCAAAATGATATTAAAATCCTTATCGGAACACGCAATTCATTATTCCTTCCTTTTCAAAACTTAGGACTAATTGTGGTGGATGAGGAACATGATTCCGCATATAGGCCTCGAGAGGTTTCCCCTTATTTCAATGCCAAAGATGCCGCGCTTGTATTGGGGAGTTTCTACGGTGCCCATGTTATTTTAGGTTCTGCAACGCCCTCTGTGGAAAGTTATTACAATGCCAGAAAAGAAAAAATGGCATATATTTTTCTCGAGGAACGTTTTGGAAACGTCAGACTGCCGGAATATGAACTGGTCAATTTCAAAGAAGCTCAGGATTCCAAAAAAGTTTCCGGAAACTTTTCTTTACATCTTATTGATGAAATTAAAAAAGTTTTAGAGGATAAAAATCAGGTCATTGTGCTTCACAATCGTCGGGGTTACGCCAATGTGGTGGAATGTGAAACCTGCGGCTACGTCAATTATTGCTCCAATTGTGATGTCGTGATGACTTATCATAAAACCGCAAATGAAATGAAATGCCATTACTGTGGTCAAAGAGCTTCGAAACCGAAAACCTGCCCTAAATGTTATTCTGAAAATCTGAATGAAAGAGGAGTAGGAGTAGAGCAGATTCATGAAGAAGTTTCAAAACTTTTTCCGGATCATGAAGTCGACCGGATGGATGTAGATTCCATGAGAAAAAAATTCGCCTACGAAAGATTATATGAGAAAATAGAAGACCGCGAAACCGATATTGTCGTCGGAACCCAGATGATTTCCAAAGGGCTGGATTTCAATCATATTGAACTAGTTGCCATTCCAAAGGCAGATTCAATGTTGTACGTTCAGGATTTCCGGGCAGAAGAACGGGCTTATCAGTTGATTACGCAGGTTTCGGGAAGAGCCGGAAGAATTTCGGGAGAAGGAAAAATTATAATCCAGACGTACAATCCGGAGCATTCTGTTTTTCAGTTAATTAAAATGAATAATCCGGCAAGAGTGTATAAATATATCTTAACGGAACGCAAGAAATTCCACTATCCGCCTTTTACCAAACTCATCATGATCGAGCTGAAGCACAGGAGAGAAGATAAGGCCAACAGAGCTTCTCAATTTCTGGGATCGATTCTTAGGAAATATCTTCCTGATGATTGTGTCCTTGGACCGGAAAAAGCACAAATTGCAAAACTTAACAACTTGTATCAGTTTCAGATCCTTCTTAAACTTCCGAGAGGAAAAAAATATGAAGAGTACAAAAAATTAGTTTTAACAAGTTTGAAAGAATTTGATGAAATTACTGCATACCACAGTATTAAAAAAGACGTTTTTGTAGATTTTTAA
- the dacB gene encoding D-alanyl-D-alanine carboxypeptidase/D-alanyl-D-alanine endopeptidase: MVNFRKYISGVAVLAAGFFFAQSTVSTVLYAPGYENQNSSLNLPSPITSMVEKTVLSAKELVDINVNTMMTDPVLKNATWGFVVYDPKTKKVISSYNENTPLVPASTTKLLTTETAMSMLGENYRWNTQLEYSGSVDENGVLNGNLYIVGSGDPSLGTNKAGAWAYRDIILDFKEGLSREGIKKVNGDIIIQTALFKGNISKLPENVVWLESNNYYLPAGTTREINPANEKLIVKKSANFSTEKKFFYVSPYNNQMVYADKYEGEGILTTKLPDAPAYLANTFRTTLVKGGIPVTGKVTPKMTDANPESRKMISTYKSPTLGDIIHYTNQHSDNGLAEALLKTVGFQSLGDQTTESGRKVVTDHLKKEGFDMMGLNYIDGSGLSRSNNVTPISQVKFLTSLMDEKYYKTYFNSLPVGGQSGTLKKMFNGLGNGQVFAKTGTLNRVKTLAGYMKTNTGKTLVFSLLVNNYTGSVDMVKKRMEKILEPALDL, translated from the coding sequence ATGGTAAATTTCAGAAAGTATATTTCAGGTGTTGCGGTGTTGGCTGCAGGATTTTTCTTTGCCCAATCCACCGTTTCTACAGTGTTATACGCTCCGGGTTACGAAAATCAGAACAGCAGTTTGAATCTGCCTTCACCGATCACATCGATGGTAGAAAAAACGGTTCTTTCGGCAAAAGAGCTTGTAGACATTAATGTAAACACAATGATGACCGATCCGGTGCTGAAAAATGCAACCTGGGGATTCGTAGTGTACGACCCGAAAACGAAGAAAGTAATTTCCTCGTATAATGAAAATACTCCTTTAGTTCCTGCCTCCACAACGAAATTATTAACTACCGAAACAGCAATGAGCATGTTAGGAGAAAATTACCGTTGGAATACGCAGCTGGAATATTCAGGAAGTGTTGATGAAAATGGAGTTCTTAACGGAAATCTTTATATCGTGGGAAGCGGTGACCCTTCTTTGGGAACCAATAAAGCGGGAGCTTGGGCTTACAGAGATATTATTTTAGATTTTAAGGAAGGGCTTTCACGAGAAGGAATCAAAAAGGTAAATGGTGATATTATCATCCAGACAGCGCTTTTCAAAGGCAATATTTCAAAGCTTCCGGAAAATGTTGTGTGGTTGGAAAGTAATAATTACTACCTGCCTGCGGGAACTACACGTGAGATCAATCCTGCGAACGAAAAACTGATTGTTAAAAAATCTGCCAACTTCTCTACTGAAAAGAAATTTTTCTACGTATCTCCTTATAACAATCAGATGGTATATGCAGATAAATATGAAGGTGAAGGTATTTTAACAACAAAACTACCAGACGCTCCTGCTTATCTTGCCAATACTTTCAGAACAACTTTGGTGAAAGGCGGAATTCCAGTGACGGGAAAAGTAACCCCGAAAATGACGGATGCCAATCCTGAAAGCAGAAAAATGATTTCAACCTATAAATCTCCTACATTAGGCGATATTATTCATTACACCAATCAGCACAGTGACAACGGTTTAGCCGAAGCATTGCTGAAAACGGTTGGCTTCCAAAGTCTGGGAGACCAGACTACAGAATCCGGAAGAAAGGTAGTAACCGATCATTTGAAAAAAGAGGGTTTTGATATGATGGGGTTAAATTATATTGATGGAAGCGGTCTTTCAAGAAGCAATAACGTTACGCCAATATCACAGGTAAAGTTTTTAACTTCTTTAATGGATGAAAAATACTACAAGACCTATTTCAATTCATTACCAGTAGGTGGCCAGTCCGGAACGTTGAAAAAAATGTTTAACGGACTTGGGAACGGACAGGTTTTTGCAAAAACAGGAACATTAAACAGGGTGAAAACGTTGGCCGGTTATATGAAAACCAATACCGGGAAAACTTTGGTTTTTTCTCTATTGGTAAACAATTATACAGGGTCGGTAGACATGGTAAAGAAAAGAATGGAGAAAATTTTAGAGCCTGCACTGGATTTATAG